Proteins co-encoded in one Azospirillum brasilense genomic window:
- a CDS encoding VOC family protein — protein MTAPVIRGVNHIGITVPDIEAAKAFLVEAFGGQVIYQSFGPQDPPRQGPEFERAVGAFPGTVVRAQAMVKIGTGPDIELFEMHGPEQAQPIRASDFGITHFALYTDDIDASVERFEKAGGTPLTAPRAIPYATEKGAGNKVCYCRMPWGTTMEFITTPDRMPYHDQTDLRRWQDED, from the coding sequence ATGACCGCACCCGTCATTCGCGGCGTCAATCACATCGGCATCACGGTGCCCGACATCGAAGCGGCAAAAGCGTTCCTGGTGGAAGCCTTTGGCGGCCAGGTGATCTACCAATCCTTCGGACCGCAGGATCCACCGCGGCAGGGACCCGAATTCGAGCGGGCCGTCGGCGCTTTCCCCGGAACGGTCGTGCGTGCGCAGGCGATGGTCAAGATCGGAACCGGACCCGATATCGAGCTTTTCGAAATGCACGGCCCCGAGCAAGCCCAGCCGATCCGGGCGAGCGACTTCGGCATCACGCACTTCGCTCTCTACACCGACGACATCGACGCATCGGTCGAGCGCTTCGAGAAGGCCGGAGGCACCCCCCTCACCGCGCCGCGCGCTATTCCCTATGCGACCGAGAAAGGCGCTGGAAACAAGGTCTGCTACTGCCGCATGCCCTGGGGCACGACGATGGAATTCATCACCACGCCGGACCGTATGCCCTATCATGACCAGACTGATCTGCGCCGGTGGCAGGACGAGGACTGA
- a CDS encoding TetR/AcrR family transcriptional regulator has translation MGNTSTRADDILSCARSLIARGGYNSFSYADISKVVGIRTASIHHHFPGKADLVRVLVAQYRQEVEAGLAELERNVADPLEQLRAYLGYWEGCFADTTDPFCVCALLAGESPVLPEAVALEVRAHFRKLADWLTSVFERGAAQGRLRLVGTARSDAELFMAGVHGAMLSARAYGDAATFGAIARPLLQRIIA, from the coding sequence ATGGGGAACACATCGACCAGAGCCGACGACATCCTAAGCTGTGCGCGCTCCCTGATCGCCAGGGGCGGCTACAACAGCTTCAGCTACGCCGACATCTCCAAGGTCGTCGGCATCCGCACCGCGAGCATCCACCACCATTTCCCCGGCAAGGCGGATCTGGTCCGCGTGCTGGTTGCGCAATACCGGCAGGAGGTTGAGGCCGGGCTTGCCGAGCTGGAGCGGAACGTCGCCGATCCGCTCGAACAGCTTCGCGCCTATCTCGGCTACTGGGAGGGTTGCTTCGCCGACACGACCGACCCGTTCTGCGTTTGCGCGCTCCTGGCGGGCGAGAGTCCGGTGCTTCCCGAAGCGGTCGCTCTCGAAGTGCGGGCGCATTTCCGCAAGCTCGCAGACTGGCTCACCTCCGTCTTTGAGCGAGGCGCGGCACAAGGCCGTCTCCGGCTGGTCGGAACCGCCAGGAGCGATGCCGAACTGTTCATGGCCGGCGTGCATGGCGCGATGCTATCCGCTCGCGCCTATGGCGACGCCGCGACCTTCGGAGCGATCGCCCGTCCTTTGCTGCAGCGGATCATCGCTTGA
- a CDS encoding IS630 family transposase, which produces MDIAAERAAYRDDAVVHEPARLVFLDETGINTQMTPTQARAPRGQRALGSVPCGSWHRVTVLGALSAEGMLAAMSIEASTSSAVFLAFVEQVLLPVLRRDKPGAVVVMDNLSAHKRADILAAFETAGIRVRFLPRYSPDLSPIEPGWAKLKGILRAKEARTVEALNEELGPALNAITATDAKAWFKLCGYPNLN; this is translated from the coding sequence ATGGATATCGCCGCGGAACGCGCGGCCTACCGGGACGATGCGGTGGTCCACGAACCGGCGCGTTTGGTTTTCCTCGATGAAACCGGCATCAACACCCAGATGACGCCCACCCAGGCCCGGGCGCCGCGCGGCCAGCGGGCGCTCGGGTCCGTGCCCTGTGGGTCGTGGCACCGCGTCACGGTGCTCGGGGCGTTGAGCGCCGAAGGCATGCTGGCCGCCATGAGCATCGAGGCGTCTACCTCCTCGGCCGTGTTTCTCGCCTTTGTCGAGCAGGTGCTCTTGCCCGTGCTCCGGCGCGACAAACCCGGCGCCGTGGTCGTGATGGACAACCTTTCCGCTCACAAGCGGGCCGATATCCTCGCCGCCTTTGAGACCGCAGGGATCCGTGTCCGCTTCCTCCCGCGCTACTCGCCCGACCTCTCGCCCATCGAGCCCGGCTGGGCCAAGCTCAAAGGAATCCTGCGCGCCAAGGAAGCCCGCACCGTCGAGGCCCTCAACGAGGAACTCGGCCCAGCCCTCAATGCAATCACCGCCACCGACGCCAAAGCGTGGTTCAAGCTATGCGGCTACCCGAATCTAAACTGA
- a CDS encoding IS630 transposase-related protein, whose translation MGQPYSADLRERVLLAYERHEGGPELLARRFQISRACAYNWVRAARLEGRRVAKPHAGGVPAKLDAEGVSVLRALVREDNDATLAQYRDRLAARTGIALSPAVVCRTLKRLGLARKKRR comes from the coding sequence ATGGGCCAGCCATATTCCGCCGATCTGCGCGAACGGGTTCTGCTGGCTTATGAGCGCCACGAGGGCGGCCCCGAGTTGCTGGCGCGGCGCTTCCAGATCAGCCGAGCCTGCGCGTACAACTGGGTGCGGGCCGCGCGCCTTGAGGGGCGGCGGGTCGCCAAGCCCCATGCCGGCGGCGTACCAGCCAAACTGGACGCGGAGGGCGTGAGCGTGCTGCGGGCCTTGGTGCGGGAGGATAATGACGCGACACTGGCACAGTACCGCGACCGGTTGGCCGCACGCACCGGCATCGCGCTGAGCCCGGCGGTGGTGTGCCGCACCTTGAAGCGGCTGGGGTTGGCGCGCAAAAAAAGACGCTGA
- a CDS encoding nuclear transport factor 2 family protein: MTNAAHVAQRYIAVWNETDPDRRLALLVEHWSDDAHYLDPMVQANGHAGVNALIGAMQQRFPNCRFILQGTPDGHNGRVRFSWCLVPAGAEPIAGGTDFIWLAADGRIRSVSGFLDRVPEGA; this comes from the coding sequence ATGACGAACGCAGCCCACGTCGCTCAGCGCTACATCGCCGTCTGGAACGAGACCGACCCCGACCGCCGGCTGGCCCTGCTCGTCGAACATTGGAGCGATGATGCGCATTACCTTGACCCGATGGTTCAGGCGAACGGCCACGCCGGCGTCAACGCCCTGATCGGCGCCATGCAGCAGCGGTTCCCGAACTGTCGTTTCATCCTGCAGGGCACGCCCGACGGCCACAACGGCCGCGTGCGCTTCTCCTGGTGCCTCGTTCCGGCGGGGGCAGAGCCCATTGCCGGCGGCACCGACTTCATCTGGTTGGCCGCCGATGGACGCATCCGCTCGGTGAGCGGCTTTCTGGACCGGGTTCCGGAAGGCGCATAG
- a CDS encoding alpha/beta fold hydrolase codes for MSMASTIPAASDQPGFIRTEDGVALFYRDWGLGKPVVFLSSWSLNSDSWAYQMLALAERGYRCIAYDRRGHGRSSDPGTGFDFDRLADDLATLLDTLDLNGVTLVGHSMSCGEIVRYLSRHGDRRVSRTVLVGTVTPTLSRTDDNPDGIDPTVFEAFRSDCLLRDFPKWLEDNIRPFMTADSSPGMMAWVKSMALQASLKALLDCHRATTSTDFRRELQDITVPTLLIHGDLDVSSPLGTTGMTTAELMSNATLIVYEGAPHGLFLTHMDRFNRDLLTFLDG; via the coding sequence ATGAGCATGGCTTCGACAATTCCCGCCGCATCGGATCAGCCCGGCTTCATCCGCACCGAAGACGGTGTGGCCCTCTTCTACCGGGATTGGGGACTGGGGAAGCCCGTCGTCTTCCTGTCCAGCTGGTCGCTGAATTCCGATTCCTGGGCCTACCAGATGCTGGCGCTGGCCGAGCGCGGCTACCGCTGCATCGCTTACGATCGCCGTGGCCATGGCCGGTCGAGCGACCCGGGAACCGGCTTCGACTTCGACCGGCTGGCCGACGACCTCGCCACCCTGCTCGACACGCTCGACCTGAATGGCGTCACGTTGGTCGGCCATTCCATGTCCTGCGGGGAAATCGTCCGCTATCTGAGCCGGCACGGCGACCGCCGCGTTTCCCGTACGGTTCTGGTTGGCACGGTGACCCCAACGCTTTCCCGCACCGATGACAACCCCGACGGAATCGATCCCACCGTCTTCGAAGCCTTCCGCTCGGATTGCCTGCTGCGGGACTTTCCGAAATGGCTCGAGGACAACATCCGCCCCTTTATGACGGCGGACAGTTCACCCGGCATGATGGCCTGGGTGAAATCGATGGCCTTGCAAGCCTCGTTGAAAGCGCTTCTGGACTGCCATCGGGCGACGACGTCCACGGATTTCCGGCGGGAGCTTCAGGACATCACCGTGCCGACCTTGCTGATCCACGGCGATTTGGATGTGTCCAGCCCGCTTGGCACCACCGGGATGACAACCGCCGAACTGATGTCGAACGCGACGCTGATCGTCTACGAGGGGGCGCCGCACGGTCTGTTCCTGACGCATATGGACCGCTTCAACCGGGACCTGCTGACCTTTCTGGATGGATGA
- a CDS encoding helix-turn-helix domain-containing protein: MPQTAARHQPPPRTVPRQPVGELLRIWRKRRGFSQLDLACEADVSTRHVSFLETGRSQPSRTMLLHLAERMDIPLRDRNALLAAAGFAPVFSEHRLDDPEMQAARQAVDLVLTGHEPHPALAVDRHWTLVAANRAVAPLLTGAAPDLLQPPVNVLRLSLHPSGLAPRIENLAQWRAHVLHRLIRQIDVSADPVLAALFGELKGYPVPDGQPSHSRSEPLSSHDGVVVPLRLRTESGTLSFFSTTTVFGTAVDVTLSELAIEAFFQADLATAEFMRQALARL; this comes from the coding sequence ATGCCGCAAACAGCCGCCCGTCACCAACCGCCCCCCAGGACCGTGCCGCGCCAGCCGGTCGGGGAATTGCTGCGCATCTGGCGCAAGCGGCGCGGCTTCAGCCAACTCGACCTTGCCTGCGAGGCCGACGTTTCGACCCGCCATGTCAGCTTCCTGGAAACGGGACGCTCGCAGCCCAGCCGGACCATGCTGCTTCATCTGGCGGAACGGATGGACATTCCGCTGCGCGACCGCAACGCGCTGCTCGCCGCGGCGGGCTTCGCACCGGTCTTTTCCGAACACCGGTTGGACGATCCGGAGATGCAGGCCGCCCGTCAGGCCGTCGATCTCGTGCTGACCGGGCACGAGCCTCACCCGGCGCTGGCTGTGGACCGGCATTGGACGCTGGTCGCGGCCAACCGGGCGGTCGCACCGCTGCTCACCGGAGCCGCGCCGGACCTTCTCCAGCCTCCGGTGAACGTGCTGCGCCTCAGCCTCCACCCCTCCGGGCTGGCGCCGCGGATCGAAAACCTCGCTCAGTGGCGGGCGCACGTCCTGCACCGGCTGATTCGCCAGATTGACGTCAGCGCCGATCCTGTGCTGGCCGCGCTGTTCGGCGAGTTGAAGGGCTACCCGGTGCCCGATGGGCAGCCTTCGCACAGCCGGAGCGAGCCGCTGTCGTCGCATGATGGCGTGGTGGTTCCTTTGCGGCTCAGGACGGAAAGCGGGACGCTCAGCTTCTTCAGCACCACGACGGTGTTTGGAACGGCGGTGGACGTCACCTTGTCCGAGCTGGCCATCGAGGCTTTCTTCCAGGCCGACCTCGCCACAGCGGAGTTCATGCGGCAGGCCCTCGCCCGGTTGTGA
- a CDS encoding nuclear transport factor 2 family protein, producing MAQTDIELLRNLYDRYAVGDVAPLFEHLAPDVEWISCGRSPALAAFSGIFNGLDGVQRYFQGLTQEWTITKHEMRDIARDGDQVVTRNLVEAVSKVTGKPVAVTTEHRWVLQDGRIRRFEERCDDEAALEAACRPSEP from the coding sequence ATGGCGCAGACCGACATCGAGTTGCTTCGCAACCTGTACGACCGCTACGCCGTGGGCGATGTGGCGCCGTTGTTCGAGCATCTCGCCCCCGACGTCGAGTGGATATCCTGCGGCCGGTCCCCGGCCCTTGCGGCCTTTTCCGGCATCTTCAACGGCCTGGACGGTGTCCAGCGCTATTTCCAGGGTTTGACCCAGGAATGGACGATCACCAAGCACGAGATGCGGGACATCGCAAGGGATGGAGACCAAGTCGTCACGCGCAACCTCGTTGAGGCCGTCAGCAAAGTCACCGGGAAACCGGTGGCGGTGACGACCGAACACCGGTGGGTGCTGCAGGACGGCCGAATCCGCCGCTTCGAGGAGCGTTGCGACGATGAGGCGGCCCTGGAGGCGGCTTGCCGCCCATCCGAGCCTTAA
- a CDS encoding YigZ family protein translates to MRIGDLCRSSDDGEPGGTAGRLILQAMDGQTLDRVALVVSRWFGGVLPGACLRWHRSGVSSCR, encoded by the coding sequence ATCCGGATCGGCGACCTCTGCCGGTCCAGCGATGACGGCGAACCGGGGGGAACGGCGGGACGCCTGATTCTTCAGGCCATGGACGGCCAGACGCTGGATCGGGTGGCGCTGGTGGTCAGCCGCTGGTTCGGTGGCGTTCTTCCCGGTGCGTGCCTACGGTGGCACCGCAGCGGCGTGTCCTCATGCCGCTGA
- a CDS encoding DUF1810 domain-containing protein, which yields MQLDDPFNLQRFVTAQEPVFATVLDELRDGRKRSHWMWFIFPQLRGLGRSTTAEFYGIASLDEAHAYLEHPTLGPRLKAATRAVLAIRGRSLHEIFGSPDDLKFHSCMTLFALAAKESVPLYQEALALCFDGRMDKATLTALEHLD from the coding sequence ATGCAACTGGACGATCCCTTCAATCTCCAACGGTTCGTGACCGCACAGGAGCCGGTGTTCGCGACGGTGCTCGACGAACTGCGGGACGGGCGCAAGCGGAGCCATTGGATGTGGTTCATTTTTCCGCAACTGCGCGGCCTCGGCCGCTCGACAACCGCTGAGTTCTACGGCATCGCTTCCCTCGACGAGGCGCACGCCTATCTGGAGCATCCGACGCTCGGCCCACGATTGAAAGCCGCGACGCGGGCCGTTCTGGCGATCCGGGGGCGATCGCTCCATGAGATCTTCGGCTCCCCGGACGACTTGAAGTTCCACTCCTGCATGACCCTGTTCGCCTTGGCTGCGAAGGAGTCCGTTCCCCTTTACCAAGAGGCGCTTGCGCTCTGCTTTGATGGCCGAATGGACAAGGCGACGCTGACTGCATTGGAACACCTCGATTAG